One Parageobacillus sp. KH3-4 genomic region harbors:
- a CDS encoding multicopper oxidase domain-containing protein: MGSKCYTLMSIAAAISLLAACGNAREGEKGTAKETVKIESHHASSGVIAAHEGLNQKPVPLKMERIGPHDVNIEMTAQVTDIEIDKGKIYKAWTFNGQAPGPLIVVNEGDTLHFTLKNMDPAMPHSMDFHAVHASPSKDFADVMPNKSGTFTYPANNPGVFMYHCGTKPVLAHIANGMHGMIIVKPKNGYPTDKEVDREFVLIQNEWYKYNDIDDFQNGVPSYVVFSTKALKAGDRNTNGDTFTLKEKPLVAKAGEKVRIYIENVGPNEVSSFHVVGTVLDDVYIDGNPNNHLKGLQTVMIPASGGAVVEFTVTRPGSYPIVTHQFNHAQKGAVAILKVTETGEDDGTETSGH; encoded by the coding sequence ATGGGGAGTAAGTGTTATACGCTTATGTCGATCGCCGCGGCTATTTCTCTTTTAGCTGCCTGTGGAAATGCTAGGGAAGGAGAGAAAGGAACTGCCAAGGAAACGGTGAAGATAGAAAGCCATCACGCAAGTTCGGGTGTCATTGCTGCACACGAAGGTCTTAACCAAAAACCGGTTCCGTTGAAAATGGAACGCATCGGTCCGCATGATGTTAACATCGAGATGACTGCCCAAGTAACGGACATTGAAATCGATAAAGGAAAAATCTATAAAGCATGGACGTTCAACGGGCAAGCACCTGGACCGCTCATTGTCGTTAATGAAGGAGATACGCTCCATTTTACGTTAAAAAATATGGACCCAGCGATGCCCCATAGCATGGATTTCCACGCTGTCCACGCTTCGCCGTCGAAAGATTTTGCCGACGTCATGCCGAATAAATCGGGAACGTTTACGTACCCAGCGAATAACCCGGGCGTATTTATGTACCATTGCGGCACGAAGCCGGTGCTCGCCCACATCGCCAATGGCATGCACGGCATGATTATCGTCAAACCGAAAAACGGCTATCCGACTGATAAAGAAGTGGACCGCGAATTTGTATTAATCCAAAACGAGTGGTACAAATATAATGACATAGATGATTTCCAAAACGGGGTACCAAGCTATGTTGTTTTTTCGACAAAAGCGTTAAAAGCAGGCGATCGAAATACGAACGGAGATACGTTTACGCTAAAAGAGAAGCCGCTCGTTGCCAAAGCTGGCGAAAAAGTCAGAATTTATATCGAAAATGTTGGACCGAACGAAGTCAGCTCGTTCCACGTCGTTGGAACCGTTTTGGATGATGTCTATATCGACGGTAATCCAAACAACCATCTAAAAGGCTTGCAGACCGTGATGATTCCGGCGAGCGGAGGCGCAGTCGTTGAGTTTACCGTCACACGTCCAGGCAGCTACCCGATCGTCACCCACCAATTCAACCACGCGCAAAAAGGCGCGGTAGCGATATTAAAAGTAACGGAAACAGGTGAAGATGACGGCACAGAAACAAGCGGGCATTGA
- a CDS encoding DUF2249 domain-containing protein — translation MSQFAAKIHAPDYEPRERHPVIFRLFDSLKPGEVMELTNDHDPRPLHYQFMMERPDQFTWEYLEEGPEIWRVAIGKK, via the coding sequence ATGAGTCAATTTGCTGCAAAAATTCATGCGCCTGATTATGAACCGCGCGAAAGACATCCTGTGATCTTTCGTTTATTCGATAGCCTGAAGCCAGGTGAAGTGATGGAATTAACAAACGATCATGATCCGCGTCCGCTGCATTATCAGTTTATGATGGAACGTCCAGATCAATTTACTTGGGAGTACTTAGAAGAAGGACCGGAAATTTGGAGAGTTGCCATCGGCAAAAAATAA
- a CDS encoding DUF2249 domain-containing protein, with the protein MVGTIVELDVREDLQKKIEPFEKIMNAVKPLQPGDIFILHAPFKPIPLFPIMKAKGFTYETEQIEKKHWKVTFVKQG; encoded by the coding sequence ATGGTGGGAACGATCGTAGAGTTGGATGTCCGTGAGGATTTACAAAAGAAAATCGAACCGTTTGAAAAAATTATGAATGCCGTTAAGCCGCTGCAGCCCGGAGACATCTTTATTTTGCATGCGCCATTTAAACCGATCCCGCTGTTTCCGATTATGAAGGCAAAAGGCTTTACGTATGAAACGGAACAGATCGAGAAAAAACATTGGAAGGTTACGTTCGTCAAACAGGGGTGA
- a CDS encoding DUF2249 domain-containing protein — protein sequence MILDNRGLEPPQPMMRTLTALSKLQPGETLTIINDRRPMFLYEQLDELGYKHETIEREDGSFQITITKG from the coding sequence ATGATTCTTGATAATCGCGGACTAGAGCCGCCGCAGCCGATGATGCGGACATTAACCGCGCTTTCGAAACTCCAGCCTGGAGAAACATTGACGATTATTAACGACCGCCGCCCGATGTTTTTATACGAACAGCTTGATGAACTCGGCTATAAACACGAAACCATCGAGCGGGAAGACGGCAGCTTCCAAATTACGATTACAAAAGGATGA
- a CDS encoding Crp/Fnr family transcriptional regulator, with amino-acid sequence MTNGWMKERLKNVPLFRELSDHELESLVSISHVRVYKPRTFVFMQVDPLERVYFIHSGTVKIYKTDMSGKEQIVSILQTGEMFPHTGFFLKGTYPAHAEVIDEATLIAIPIADFEQTLICYPELCIKLFRVMGEKIVDLQNRLEEQILHNTYEQIIMLLLRLTKTNAVRQGKLYRLTAHVTNRELANMIGTSRETVSRTLSQLKRKGLIDINEDGFYLIDKEELEKEIFF; translated from the coding sequence ATGACAAATGGTTGGATGAAAGAGAGACTAAAAAATGTTCCGCTTTTTCGCGAGTTATCCGATCATGAACTGGAATCACTCGTATCGATTTCCCATGTACGCGTCTATAAACCGCGGACATTTGTTTTTATGCAAGTAGATCCGTTAGAACGCGTCTATTTCATCCATTCCGGAACGGTAAAAATTTATAAAACCGATATGAGCGGAAAAGAACAAATTGTTTCGATTTTGCAGACAGGTGAAATGTTTCCGCATACCGGTTTTTTCTTAAAAGGTACGTATCCTGCGCACGCGGAAGTCATTGACGAAGCGACGTTAATTGCGATTCCAATCGCGGACTTCGAACAAACGTTAATTTGCTATCCAGAGTTATGCATTAAATTATTTCGCGTCATGGGCGAAAAAATCGTTGACTTGCAAAATCGCTTGGAAGAACAAATTCTCCATAACACGTATGAACAAATTATTATGCTTCTGCTGCGCTTAACGAAAACAAATGCAGTGCGTCAAGGAAAGCTTTACCGTTTGACTGCGCATGTGACGAATCGAGAGCTTGCCAATATGATCGGCACCTCGCGGGAAACAGTAAGCCGAACGCTCAGTCAATTAAAACGAAAAGGATTGATCGATATTAATGAAGATGGATTTTACCTTATTGATAAAGAAGAATTAGAAAAAGAAATCTTTTTCTAA
- a CDS encoding nitrate/nitrite transporter translates to MNKQKALLPITTLAMTFAFAVWAVFSPLANTFQEMYGLTSTQKSILVAIPVLLGSVMRIPLGIWTDRIGGRRLFSLLLLFLIIPLIGAGFANSYAMLMFWAFFIGMAGTSFAISVTFVSRLTPPEKQGTALGINAMGNIGTAVASFSVPSIAATFGVQWAFWGMIIPVVVMLLLVWFFTPDMPKPKQQKTMLDSLSVLKYKHTWTLSLFYFVTFGAFVAFGIYLPSLLIDLYGLTPVDAGLRAAGFTVIATLARPIGGNLGDKIGAERVLNFVYAGITIGALAIAFGMENIIVMTAACLFIAIMAGLGNGAVFKLVPQLFPAETGAVTGIVGAWGGLGGFFPPILMGMVKDITGSYALGFILLSLFALMCFLLNRTVFGKKVGKLSNPYIS, encoded by the coding sequence ATGAATAAGCAAAAAGCACTTTTACCGATCACAACGTTGGCGATGACGTTTGCGTTTGCCGTATGGGCTGTATTCTCTCCGTTGGCGAATACATTCCAAGAAATGTACGGACTAACATCGACACAAAAAAGCATTTTAGTTGCGATTCCGGTATTGCTTGGTTCTGTCATGCGCATTCCGCTTGGAATTTGGACGGATCGAATTGGCGGTAGACGATTGTTTTCGCTGCTGCTATTGTTTTTGATTATTCCGCTAATTGGAGCGGGTTTTGCTAATTCGTATGCCATGTTAATGTTTTGGGCGTTCTTTATCGGAATGGCAGGTACGTCGTTTGCCATTTCTGTTACGTTCGTATCGCGTTTAACACCGCCAGAAAAACAAGGAACAGCGCTCGGCATTAACGCGATGGGCAATATTGGAACGGCAGTGGCAAGTTTCTCTGTTCCTTCGATCGCGGCGACATTTGGAGTACAGTGGGCGTTTTGGGGAATGATTATCCCAGTTGTCGTCATGCTCCTCCTTGTTTGGTTCTTTACTCCGGATATGCCAAAGCCTAAGCAGCAAAAAACGATGCTTGATTCGTTATCTGTGTTGAAATATAAACATACATGGACTTTATCGCTCTTTTATTTCGTTACATTCGGAGCATTCGTCGCATTCGGCATTTATTTGCCATCGCTGCTCATTGATTTATATGGTTTAACTCCGGTTGATGCCGGGCTTCGCGCTGCTGGTTTCACTGTTATTGCGACACTCGCAAGACCAATTGGCGGAAACCTTGGTGATAAAATCGGCGCCGAACGGGTATTGAATTTCGTTTATGCCGGAATTACGATTGGAGCGCTTGCCATTGCATTTGGAATGGAAAATATCATCGTGATGACAGCGGCATGTTTGTTTATCGCAATTATGGCTGGATTAGGAAACGGTGCTGTCTTTAAGCTTGTCCCGCAGCTGTTCCCGGCGGAAACAGGTGCCGTCACCGGTATCGTTGGCGCGTGGGGCGGGCTTGGCGGCTTTTTCCCACCGATTTTAATGGGGATGGTGAAAGACATCACGGGCTCTTATGCGCTTGGATTTATTCTCCTCAGCTTGTTTGCCCTTATGTGTTTCCTGCTTAATCGCACGGTTTTCGGCAAAAAAGTGGGCAAACTGTCAAATCCATATATATCGTAA
- a CDS encoding nitric-oxide reductase large subunit has translation MEVNPSVRPSLRPERRTQNSFLKSILIFTILISFTVLLVGGYWIFKEMAPRPKEVRSESGKVLMTKETIIGGQAVFQKYGLMDYGTVLGHGSYMGPDYTAEALKIYTEGMQEYKAKELYNKPFSQLSKDEKTIIRDKVIKEMRKNRYNPVTDVLVLTDAQVYGLEKVRDYYRDVFTNGDGWGLKKGLIKESDMPKAHRAWVADSDQIQQIADFFFWTAWLSSTPRIGDHITYTNNWPYYEDAGNTMSFSAMWWSGASVTILILFVGIILFFFYRYQLSMQEAYKEGQFPVIDLRKQPLTSSQVKSGKYFAIVAVLFFVQSMFGALLAHYYVEPDSFFGIKWIHDLLPFNIAKGYHLQLAIFWIATSWLGMGIFIAPLVGGHEPKKQGLLVDILFWALVVLVGGSMVGQWLGVNGYLGNSWFLLGHQGWEYIELGRIWQIILVVGMLIWLFIVFRGIKSGLKRESDKGGLIHLLFYSAIAVPFFYIFAFFMKPDTNFTMADYWRWWIIHLWVEGIFEVFAVVVIGFLLVQMKLVTKSSTVRALYFQFTILLGSGVIGIGHHYYYNGSAEIWIALGAVFSALEVIPLTLLILEAYEQYKMMRDGGVNFPYKSTFWFLISTAIWNLVGAGVLGFLINLPAVSYFEHGQFLTPAHGHGAMMGVYGMFAIAVLLYSLRNIVKPEAWNDKWLKFACWMLNIGLAGMIAVTLLPIGILQIKEAFEHGYWASRSPAFLQQDLVQTLLTIRAVPDTIFLIGVIVMMVFSVKSLFHLRKPTHGEEEALPVVDLTKEE, from the coding sequence ATGGAAGTAAACCCATCAGTCCGTCCGTCTTTACGTCCCGAACGGCGGACACAAAATAGTTTCCTTAAATCAATATTAATTTTTACGATTTTAATCAGTTTTACCGTCCTGCTTGTCGGCGGATATTGGATTTTTAAAGAAATGGCGCCGCGGCCGAAAGAAGTGCGGAGCGAAAGCGGCAAAGTGTTGATGACAAAAGAAACGATTATCGGCGGACAGGCAGTATTTCAAAAGTATGGCTTGATGGATTACGGTACCGTACTTGGGCACGGATCTTACATGGGTCCGGATTATACGGCAGAGGCGTTGAAGATTTACACGGAAGGAATGCAAGAGTATAAAGCAAAAGAACTTTATAATAAACCATTCTCGCAACTATCCAAAGATGAAAAAACGATCATTCGTGATAAAGTAATTAAAGAAATGCGGAAAAATCGCTACAATCCGGTTACGGATGTGCTCGTGTTAACAGACGCGCAAGTGTATGGACTGGAAAAAGTCCGCGATTATTATCGCGATGTATTCACCAACGGTGACGGCTGGGGATTGAAAAAAGGGTTAATTAAAGAATCAGACATGCCAAAAGCACATCGCGCCTGGGTAGCGGACAGCGACCAAATTCAGCAAATCGCCGACTTCTTCTTCTGGACAGCTTGGTTATCAAGCACTCCAAGAATTGGGGACCACATTACGTATACAAACAACTGGCCATATTATGAAGATGCAGGGAATACGATGTCGTTTTCCGCCATGTGGTGGAGCGGAGCAAGCGTGACCATCTTAATTTTATTCGTCGGGATTATTTTGTTCTTCTTCTACCGCTATCAATTAAGCATGCAGGAAGCATATAAAGAAGGGCAATTCCCGGTTATCGATTTGCGTAAGCAGCCTTTGACTTCTTCGCAAGTGAAATCAGGAAAATACTTTGCGATTGTTGCTGTGCTGTTTTTCGTTCAATCGATGTTTGGTGCGCTGCTTGCCCATTATTATGTAGAGCCAGACAGCTTTTTCGGCATCAAATGGATTCATGATTTATTGCCGTTTAACATTGCGAAAGGCTACCATTTACAGTTAGCGATTTTCTGGATTGCGACATCATGGCTGGGCATGGGGATTTTTATCGCGCCGCTTGTCGGCGGACATGAGCCGAAAAAACAAGGGCTTCTCGTTGATATTTTGTTCTGGGCCCTCGTTGTTCTTGTCGGCGGCAGCATGGTCGGCCAATGGCTCGGTGTGAACGGATATTTAGGAAACAGCTGGTTCTTGCTTGGCCATCAAGGATGGGAGTACATTGAGCTTGGCCGCATTTGGCAAATCATCTTGGTAGTGGGCATGCTCATTTGGCTGTTTATCGTCTTTCGCGGCATTAAGAGCGGCTTAAAACGGGAGAGCGATAAAGGCGGATTAATTCACTTATTGTTCTACTCGGCGATTGCGGTGCCGTTCTTTTACATCTTTGCGTTCTTTATGAAACCGGACACAAACTTTACGATGGCCGATTACTGGCGCTGGTGGATTATCCACTTGTGGGTGGAAGGAATTTTTGAAGTGTTTGCGGTTGTTGTAATCGGCTTTTTGTTGGTGCAAATGAAACTTGTCACAAAAAGCTCTACAGTAAGAGCGTTATATTTCCAATTTACGATCTTGCTTGGCAGCGGGGTCATTGGAATTGGCCACCACTATTATTACAACGGTTCGGCGGAAATATGGATTGCGCTTGGTGCCGTCTTCTCGGCGCTCGAAGTCATTCCGCTTACATTGCTTATTTTAGAAGCATATGAGCAATACAAAATGATGCGCGACGGCGGCGTCAACTTCCCTTATAAGTCGACGTTCTGGTTTTTGATTTCTACAGCGATTTGGAACCTAGTCGGCGCCGGTGTGCTTGGATTCCTCATCAATTTGCCAGCCGTAAGTTATTTCGAACACGGGCAATTTTTAACGCCGGCTCACGGCCATGGGGCGATGATGGGAGTATACGGCATGTTCGCCATTGCGGTGTTGCTGTATTCGCTGCGCAATATCGTCAAGCCGGAAGCATGGAACGATAAATGGTTAAAATTCGCATGCTGGATGCTCAATATCGGGCTTGCAGGGATGATTGCAGTGACGCTATTGCCAATCGGTATTCTGCAAATAAAAGAAGCGTTTGAACATGGCTATTGGGCATCGCGTTCTCCAGCGTTTTTACAACAGGATCTTGTACAAACCTTGCTTACGATCCGTGCTGTTCCAGATACGATTTTCTTAATTGGTGTCATTGTGATGATGGTGTTCAGCGTCAAATCGCTATTCCATTTGCGCAAACCGACACACGGTGAGGAAGAAGCGCTTCCGGTGGTCGATTTAACCAAAGAAGAATAA
- a CDS encoding TIGR04053 family radical SAM/SPASM domain-containing protein: MRDFNKNPFIVIWELTRACQLKCLHCRAEAQYHRDPRELTFEEGKKLIDDIYEMDQPLLVFTGGDPLMRPDVYDLAKYAIDKGLHVSMTPSATPNVTKEAIRKAKEVGLSRWAFSLDGPNAEIHDHFRGTPGSFDLTIKAIEYLHELDIPVQINTVISRYNVHALDEMAELVEKLKCVLWSVFFLVPTGRGKESDMISPAEHEKVFRWLYETSKRVPFDIKTTAGQHYRRVVLQAKMRENQIASDGIRYEDVLAKGLTGQVDGLGRAPKGVNDGNGFVFISHIGDVYPSGLLPVKAGNVRETPLAEIYRNSPIFQDLRNPDKYKGKCGVCEFRYVCGGSRSRAYAVTGDYLESEPYCVYIPKALRQKGKRLS; encoded by the coding sequence GTGAGGGACTTTAACAAAAATCCGTTTATTGTGATTTGGGAATTAACAAGGGCATGCCAGTTAAAATGTCTTCATTGCCGGGCCGAGGCGCAATACCATCGCGATCCGCGCGAATTGACATTTGAAGAAGGGAAAAAGTTAATTGATGATATATATGAGATGGATCAGCCGCTTCTCGTGTTTACCGGCGGGGATCCGCTCATGCGTCCGGATGTATATGATCTTGCGAAATATGCGATTGACAAAGGCCTTCATGTTTCAATGACGCCGAGCGCGACACCGAACGTGACAAAAGAAGCAATTCGAAAAGCGAAGGAAGTTGGCCTTTCCCGCTGGGCATTCAGTTTGGACGGGCCAAACGCGGAAATTCATGACCATTTCCGAGGAACGCCTGGTTCCTTTGATTTAACGATCAAAGCGATTGAATATTTGCATGAGCTTGATATCCCGGTGCAAATTAACACCGTTATTTCCCGTTACAATGTTCATGCCCTTGATGAAATGGCAGAGTTGGTTGAAAAACTAAAATGTGTGCTTTGGAGCGTCTTTTTCCTTGTACCGACCGGGCGGGGAAAAGAATCGGACATGATTTCCCCGGCAGAGCATGAAAAAGTGTTTCGCTGGCTTTATGAAACGAGCAAGCGTGTCCCGTTTGACATAAAAACAACGGCAGGACAGCATTACCGCCGTGTTGTTTTGCAAGCGAAAATGCGGGAAAATCAAATAGCCAGCGACGGAATCCGCTATGAAGACGTGCTGGCCAAAGGGCTGACCGGTCAAGTCGACGGTCTTGGCCGTGCGCCAAAAGGAGTCAACGACGGCAACGGATTTGTTTTTATTTCTCATATTGGCGATGTCTACCCGAGCGGACTGCTTCCGGTAAAAGCCGGAAACGTCCGGGAAACGCCGCTCGCGGAAATTTACCGGAATTCGCCGATTTTCCAAGACTTGCGCAACCCTGATAAATATAAAGGAAAATGCGGCGTATGCGAATTCCGCTACGTTTGCGGCGGCTCGCGCTCGCGGGCGTATGCTGTTACCGGCGATTACTTAGAAAGTGAACCGTATTGCGTATACATTCCAAAAGCATTGCGGCAAAAAGGCAAGCGTTTATCTTAA
- a CDS encoding molybdenum cofactor guanylyltransferase, with product MKRMTGVVLAGGQSRRFGSPKAFAKFKGKYFFEIAVETLRTVAEDIYIVSHPSLLDCFRQKTAEKVIMDDERYRGQGPLAGIYTVMKKSEAEWIFVLPCDMPYMRREVAEKLAKYANEKFDAIICAHFGRIQPLVGMYHRRTFEQIEKLLQAKDNRMKSLLDRCHVRYVTEQDFWENEIVFRNVNKPNEFDDMVT from the coding sequence GTGAAAAGAATGACAGGGGTTGTTCTTGCAGGGGGTCAGTCGCGGCGTTTTGGCAGCCCGAAAGCGTTTGCCAAGTTTAAAGGAAAATATTTTTTTGAAATTGCTGTAGAAACATTACGCACAGTGGCAGAGGATATTTATATTGTTAGCCATCCTTCACTGTTGGACTGTTTCCGGCAAAAAACGGCGGAAAAAGTGATCATGGACGATGAACGGTATCGTGGGCAAGGGCCGCTGGCGGGAATCTATACGGTTATGAAAAAAAGCGAAGCGGAATGGATATTTGTGCTTCCGTGCGATATGCCGTATATGCGGCGGGAAGTTGCGGAAAAACTTGCTAAATATGCGAACGAGAAGTTTGATGCGATTATATGCGCGCATTTCGGTCGAATTCAGCCGTTAGTTGGCATGTATCATCGACGGACATTCGAGCAAATCGAAAAGCTGCTGCAAGCAAAGGATAACAGAATGAAGTCGTTGCTTGATCGTTGTCATGTTCGCTATGTGACGGAGCAAGATTTTTGGGAAAATGAGATCGTATTTCGCAATGTAAATAAACCGAATGAGTTTGACGATATGGTGACATAA